One part of the Magallana gigas chromosome 5, xbMagGiga1.1, whole genome shotgun sequence genome encodes these proteins:
- the LOC105344955 gene encoding glutamate-rich protein 3 isoform X6: MSHVYEGPLATYNSLTDRNLSGYFSNTRMRRHLRKAGLVNKRGELLSENQYRLNMARKEHKKHVKDMLAQAIVHKSLDMERTRQVEIRRKLEEIAKIELVRRVRSSRGRKGDEEILPYLSPRSSRSASRPETANQQRYRPQSAPSGNHYENVVYVDEHGRELSPNGREDFRTTKAKPQEIDTKHLYALDSAALRKYALQLSRIEQESMSPYLHSPLPTPPRSHRGNRVGSRPRIRSRPRTAEPHRSLSPREKKSAQSSERGSERSYSVSSERDHSLKGTPSRGPRNGYQRRPLNRPRVVEGTLMLHRQEPAMLHQGEVQTLCEITMKYHGPNLTLPRDQYDPTQNISIDQQHCGGNTLTVFKENLKPGDTFSFISRRHRGFPFSLSIFMDGRVDCRVSTCCEYKHAKGVKLGGKMGHFSLLKVEGATPCYKCKLTSKASPRSLKRPPKTQKQPEQLKEEVIVVDRRHVQELSSEVNEEEDENVEIPVEDDSTQQKNKCDTFIDLNPTEDREKDDEKYDDDFDDDEDEEEEKKDEEKEKPESASSHSSRSSSRSSSPSHSESEEEEEGDRNAVSHFVYEDKKKKKIVGLAADEDTRTEKTETDKESVSEIRKVSGYSDEEEYPDGEKYSKEQNAATKVQSQEKTIIRRQRSSSSSSSSSSSRSRSRTPEKVIVAKSQSKDRSPSPDEKRKSPSPEPKRKSPSPEPARRSPSPPGRRSPSPVRRASISSASSTSSVHVSEPEEKEETDKVLIGKSRQLDSQPRPTPIVRKESVPVEFNYTSYTESVTSGDVGKSITEEESFRPRSPLPKEFQYKKQYEDSPPRQDKLKSFRKSSTSSNSSSDGGKKQFPSTTKHSSSSTSESENDEKKKKIRRSSSSSTSSTEAKRKFGAEATKDKKSSSDSDSDSKKKKTSSFVSKKKSSSSSSESESDKKTKIPSPPRKSPSPPAVTKFSRKPSSSSSSSSSSDSESTTARTEVGKNKSSPLSGNIEQQSVTIEEQRKASVPLPVSEELKDAKKSSSSSSGSSSSSETETEAPKPSVKPSSPPVQRKEETVITKSEEQAKPTKSVSSSSSSSSDSSETETDRSEKPPVTKVPSPPPGPKPSSPVIEKRVQKPGDATTKPASSSSSSSSGSSDSSGTETDRSEKPPVTKVPSPPPGPKPSSPVIEKQVEKPAEATTKPTASSSSSSSGSSDSSETETDRSEKPAVTKVPSPPPGPKVSSPVIEKIVEKPAPDTETKKDESSGSEDSSSDSGSSSSDSESENEEEKKKSKEKPEEKDIKSDSNAKSVKEQKDLPISESDTDKKVSIFNSDTDGENMHGGNDPDEVEAGGKGATSYLSRIGVKPGIPVEGSVTPMFEGKSDIDLNSIALSNEQVTEISDYLAKKDDIKTFSLRNACLDSDKFENILKALKTTKSEIQMINMNLNKLNATSAKEIGELLVEKPSLQILLLHGNPVGDTGIKYISESLKDIHSAYLSHKDEENPPKYCQLLELDLGDTAIGDEGVEHVSTLLESNTSLKTLNLNGNTKITVAGWKRLGKALKKNTTLHTLTLDFNKIGDDGIAGLVSGLKDNQTLKVLELEEGSISDEGGRKLVELLKCNTTILDITVSPGNAISEKIRGEIVNYLGLNKAAAQPKSS; this comes from the exons GTTTACGAAGG GCCTCTGGCCACCTACAACAGCCTGACGGACAGGAACCTGTCAGGGTACTTCTCCAACACCCGCATGAGAAGACACCTTCGCAAGGCCGGACTG gtGAACAAACGCGGGGAACTGTTATCAGAAAATCAGTATAGACTCAACATGGCTAGAAAAGAGCACAAGAAGCATGTGAAGGACATGTTAGCTCAGGCCATTGTACACAAGTCGCTGGACATGGAACGCACCCGGCAAGTGGAAATCCGGAGAAAGCTGGAGGAGATTGCCAAGATTGAGCTCGTTAGAAGAGTGAGG AGCTCAAGAGGGAGAAAAGGGGATGAAGAGATTTTGCCGTATTTATCCCCGCGGTCAAGTCGTTCCGCCAGCCGCCCTGAAACAGCTAATCAACAGAGGTATAGGCCGCAAAGTGCCCCCTCGGGAAATCATTATGAGAAT GTTGTATATGTGGATGAACATGGCCGTGAGCTGAGTCCAAATGGACGTGAGGATTTTCGAACAACCAAGGCTAAGCCCCAGGAAATTGATACCAAGCACCTTTATGCT CTGGACTCCGCAGCCTTGAGGAAATATGCCCTTCAGTTGTCTCGTATTGAGCAGGAATCTATGTCTCCATATCTGCACTCCCCTCTTCCCACTCCTCCCCGGAGCCACCGTGGCAACCGCGTGGGGTCACGACCTCGCATTCGCTCCCGCCCAAGGACTGCAGAACCCCATCGCAGTTTAAGCCCAAGGGAGAAGAAG TCTGCACAATCATCAGAGAGAGGTTCCGAGAGGAGCTATAGTGTAAGCTCTGAGCGGGACCACTCTTTAAAGGGTACCCCTTCCCGAGGCCCTCGAAACGGCTACCAAAGACGACCTCTTAATAGACCAAGAGTTGTGGAA GGAACACTGATGCTGCACCGACAGGAACCTGCCATGTTGCACCAGGGGGAGGTGCAGACCCTTTGTGAGATCACTATGAAGTACCATGGGCCTAACCTGACCCTCCCCAGGGATCAGTATGACCCCACCCAGAATATTTCTATTGACCAACAACACTGTGGAGGAAATACCTTGACtgtgtttaaagaaaatctGAAACCTGGTG ACACCTTCAGTTTTATTTCTCGTCGACACCGCGGCTTCCCCTTCAGTCTGTCCATTTTCATGGATGGTCGGGTAGACTGTCGTGTCAGCACTTGCTGCGAGTATAAGCATGCAAAGGGAGTGAAACTTGGCGGGAAGATGGGCCATTTTAGTCTCCTAAAAGTGGAAGGTGCCACTCCATGTTACAA GTGTAAGCTGACCAGTAAGGCTAGTCCAAGATCTTTGAAGAGGCCCCCAAAGACCCAGAAACAGCCTGAACAATTGAAGGAGGAGGTCATTGTTGTCGATAGACGCCATGTACAGGAACTGAGTAGTGAAG TGAATGAGGAGGAGGATGAAAATGTGGAAATTCCTGTGGAGGATGATTCCACTCAACAAAAGAACAAATGTGACACTTTCATTGACCTAAACCCTACTGAGGATAGGGAGAAAGATG atgaaaaatatgacgatgattttgatgatgatgaagatgaagaAGAAGAGAAAAAGGATGAAGAGAAAG AAAAACCAGAATCCGCATCATCCCATTCCTCGCGGTCATCTTCAAGATCATCGTCGCCATCTCACTCCGAGtctgaggaggaggaggagggtGATAGAAACGCTGTTTCACATTTCGTGTATGAagacaagaaaaagaaaaaaatagtagGCCTGGCCGCCGATGAGGATACCAGAACTGAGAAAACGGAGACGGATAAAGAAAGTGTTAGCGAAATCAGAAAG gtatCTGGATATTCTGATGAGGAAGAATACCCAGATGGAGAAAAATATAGCAAGGAGCAGAATGCCGCAACTAaag TTCAATCACAAGAAAAGACAATTATCAGACGTCAACGTAGTTCGAG CTCATCATCTAGCTCATCAAGTTCAAGGTCAAGGTCTAGAACTCCTGAAAAAGTCATTGTTGCGAAATCCCAATCAAAAGATAGGTCTCCATCGCctgatgaaaaaagaaaatcaccTTCTCCAGAGCCTAAAAGAAAATCGCCATCCCCAGAACCTGCCAGAAGATCACCATCACCCCCAGGAAGACGGTCTCCCTCACCGGTTCGTAGAGCATCTATATCCTCGGCCTCATCTACTTCATCTGTGCACGTATCAGAGCCTGAGGAGAAAGAGGAAACAGATAAAGTTTTAATAGGAAAGTCAAGGCAGTTAGATTCTCAACCAAGACCTACACCAATAGTTAGGAAGGAGTCCGTACCTGTTGAATTTAATTACACGAGTTATACAGAATCGGTTACAAGTGGTGATGTTGGAAAATCCATTACAGAGGAAGAATCTTTTAGACCACGGTCTCCACTTCCTAAggaatttcaatataaaaaacaatatgagGATTCGCCACCACGACAAGACAAATTGAAAAGTTTCAGAAAGAGTTCTACTTCATCGAACTCGTCTTCAGATGGAGGTAAGAAACAATTCCCTAGCACAACAAAGCATTCCTCGTCCTCCACCAGCGAGTCGGAAAATgatgagaaaaagaaaaaaattagaagAAGTTCAAGCTCCAGTACCAGTTCCACAGAAGCAAAAAGAAAGTTTGGAGCAGAAGCTACAAAGGATAAAAAGAGTAGTTCAGATTCTGATTCAGATAGTAAAAAGAAGAAAACCTCGAGCTTTGTTTCCAAAAAGAAATCTAGCAGTTCATCAAGTGAGTCAGAATCTGATAAGAAAACAAAGATTCCATCACCACCAAGGAAAAGCCCATCCCCACCTGCTGTTACAAAATTTAGCAGGAAACCATCTTCTTCTTCCTCGTCGAGCAGTTCAAGTGACTCGGAGTCGACGACAGCTAGAACAGAAGTTGGAAAGAATAAATCTAGCCCCCTTAGTGGAAACATTGAACAGCAAAGCGTGACCATTGAAGAGCAAAGGAAGGCGAGTGTTCCTCTTCCAGTGTCTGAGGAGTTGAAAGATGCGAAAAAGTCAAGTAGTTCAAGCAGTGGTTCTAGTAGTTCATCGGAAACGGAGACGGAAGCCCCTAAACCATCCGTAAAGCCATCGTCCCCTCCTGTTCAGAGAAAAGAGGAAACTGTTATTACAAAGTCAGAAGAACAAGCCAAGCCTACAAAATCTGTTTCAAGTTCCAGTTCAAGCAGCAGCGACTCATCGGAAACAGAAACTGACAGGTCAGAGAAACCTCCTGTGACGAAAGTACCATCCCCACCTCCGGGACCGAAACCCTCATCTCCTGTCATAGAAAAAAGAGTGCAAAAACCCGGGGATGCCACAACAAAACCGGCGTCAAGTTCAAGTAGTTCCAGTTCTGGCAGTAGTGACTCATCAGGAACAGAAACTGACAGATCAGAGAAACCCCCTGTGACGAAAGTACCCTCCCCACCTCCGGGACCGAAACCCTCATCCCCTGTCATAGAAAAGCAAGTGGAAAAGCCAGCAGAAGCCACAACAAAACCGACGGCAAGTTCAAGTAGTTCCAGTTCTGGCAGTAGTGACTCGTCAGAAACAGAAACTGATAGATCAGAGAAACCTGCTGTGACAAAAGTACCCTCACCACCCCCTGGACCAAAGGTGTCTTCTCCGGTCATTGAAAAGATAGTTGAAAAGCCAGCACCAGATACAGAAACAAAAAAAG ATGAGTCAAGTGGTAGCGAAGACAGCAGTTCTGATTCTGGTTCTTCATCTTCCGACTCTGAAAGCGAGAACGAggaagagaaaaagaaatccaaag AAAAACCTGAGGAAAAAGATATAAAGAGTGATTCCAATGCGAAGTCTGTTAAAGAACAAAAAGATTTGCCTATCAGCGAGAGTGATACTGACAAGAAGGTCTCGATTTTCAACAGTGACACTGATGGTGAAAACATGCATGGAG GAAATGATCCTGATGAGGTTGAGGCTGGTGGAAAGGGTGCTACATCTTATTTGTCCCGAATTGGAGTAAAACCAGGAATCCCAGTTGAGGGATCCGTTACACCAATGTTTGAGGGGAAATCTGATATAGATCTTAACAGCATAGCTCTATCCAACGAACAG GTAACTGAAATTTCGGACTATTTGGCTAAGAAAGACGACATCAAGACATTCTCACTCAGAAATGCGTGTCTGGACAGTGACAAGTTTGAAAACATTCTAAAAGCTctgaaaacaacaaaatcagaAATACAG ATGATCAATATGAACCTGAATAAACTCAACGCAACTTCTGCAAAAGAGATTGGAGAACTTCTTGTGGAGAAACCATCGCTGCAGATTCTCTT ACTTCATGGAAACCCAGTCGGAGACACAGGAATCAAGTACATTTCAGAAAGCCTGAAAGATATTCATAGCGCATATCTTTCCCACAAAGACGAAGAAAATCCACCAAAATACTGTCAGCTTCTGGAACTGGATCTTGGAGATACTGCCATCGGAGATGAGGGAGTTGAACACGTATCGACTCTTCTAGAATCCAACACATCACTGAAAACACTGAACCTAAATGGGAACACCAAAATTACAGTGGCGGGATGGAAACGACTCGGGAAGGCGTTGAAAAAGAACACCACCCTTCATACGTTGACTCTGGACTTCAACAAGATTGGGGATGATGGCATCGCTGGTCTTGTCAGTGGATTGAAAGACAATCAAACACTGAAGGTGCTGGAATTAGAGGAAGGGTCTATTTCTGATGAAGGAGGAAGGAAGCTAGTGGAGTTACTCAAATGTAACACTACCATCTTAGACATAACTGTCTCACCAGGAAATGCCATATCAGAGAAAATTAGAGGAGAAATTGTGAACTATCTTGGCCTTAATAAAGCTGCCGCTCAACCTAAGTCAagttaa
- the LOC105344955 gene encoding glutamate-rich protein 3 isoform X4, translating to MSHVYEGPLATYNSLTDRNLSGYFSNTRMRRHLRKAGLVNKRGELLSENQYRLNMARKEHKKHVKDMLAQAIVHKSLDMERTRQVEIRRKLEEIAKIELVRRVRSSRGRKGDEEILPYLSPRSSRSASRPETANQQRYRPQSAPSGNHYENVVYVDEHGRELSPNGREDFRTTKAKPQEIDTKHLYALDSAALRKYALQLSRIEQESMSPYLHSPLPTPPRSHRGNRVGSRPRIRSRPRTAEPHRSLSPREKKSAQSSERGSERSYSVSSERDHSLKGTPSRGPRNGYQRRPLNRPRVVEGTLMLHRQEPAMLHQGEVQTLCEITMKYHGPNLTLPRDQYDPTQNISIDQQHCGGNTLTVFKENLKPGDTFSFISRRHRGFPFSLSIFMDGRVDCRVSTCCEYKHAKGVKLGGKMGHFSLLKVEGATPCYKCKLTSKASPRSLKRPPKTQKQPEQLKEEVIVVDRRHVQELSSEDEKYDDDFDDDEDEEEEKKDEEKGGQDDSSNNEIHGETIEGLENPCSFEKKSGDKKENEEGEINGKEQNLKTTNKQVRFNAEVQKMGTPESSLSRPEIVNDEDDKAEIEDVKPEDVEDGNPNALVNNEDEGAMDTCDEVSEIETDLESPRKIKENDNMKVEKESESQGDSKKKRNEKDDAENKVIEHDNKPQDKQSDDNYSDDFEGSSESTVISLKDQDEKQKTQDHKNSVPNASRCGEYYDEAYACNGDKLSQHDENACVSVNENAQPNPETISMKSFDEEKKFYVEEDSENEELRQGPLKTTYEDMNIIGPLATLLMKVRRKKREMQSRISVDSESDQDGQKETTSEGFGSSSSLEKESGRLGSQTSLSSLPFENQPNGKKKLQPIVLEKKKRKKKVSSASYLTDSGRISSETNGRARRLSDASIRSFDSHRSVEQALEASQEVVKAVLESQKQMAISIQQVTESSKLVVNSSKEVLESSKQVNESSKQVNESSKQVNESSKQVVEASQQAIDTAMKAINTFKQTEKEFACIVNDNEPTEKVEEAVNVNSTSNQNDDHLIGKEGVVISETEHEANMNTNEEEKVALTFDLRKETDTVEETKYDHSQELEKQPSKRNTKIKQFYLEDFDNLSVEDKFHSISDKDFDMVVSLLDKISDPDTPHKPFKSDVSELHKTNLFDFQDVDILPNRDEINVCDEIHEIFDIPKNSQDQLDGEVQTSVEEMHIPVEYQYTDYSTYFDEQDKRKQGQEHETVKELSLTDAAQCSKENENAYNSSSPFMRQKSENANLFHEESMLTKQRRSQSMPIVVKKKEIEVVKPKTFVYIAKDETLYTETVDVKVREMITDDFSSSTKCSTPRNTLVKEKGETIKFSDDSESSILVHKSSEEDVPLSCASDDQQQDRISLDTSAEADLIVDDLLKTLNSISDPKKEMDCENAQKDEESLLDISIEAGIIVEHVLQKVKLSMGQPCVKESESIDKTSTSNDKKEDTVSIDTTKEAELIVEDVLQRVKSEEMKLFDKHTDGKIRNQEKPITPRTDPDGQVTHCLAEESTVKEHVIYTHGPPETNVKSSPEEEKVYSAESLPKQKEEFSKPRPLKRQEALHNLFEAVDRETTLEIQQNSLTEQNEDDFSLCTSEEASLIVKRVIEGMSNEESRKNDEQINDRSNAVTDSANFDSENTASLHTDHLVLRETKIEEISTSFTRGINEEKSLHLTADENNFIPQVELQDIHDDSEISNLEPIPIEKEEVRSIACPVVDVVDVSEPLNKSQEMPRLVKAKSGALIVQYAETDQMTIKKTIYKTNEGKEKVPDRSKENTGHNSPRIAVKEASVISSGIDKSNSTSKNKVDEIEIKDTDQGHKEVTALNTLNEQDKMNGNKEEHVKKAQTDTDKIQTDQEAKNQKLCERKDSNASVSSSSESSETDIKFYMNGEEVKYPKDFQNDKSTDGTPNFLEIDGQMIDLDNLENLDKETYKKVMAVAYNIDVMSTISEEHSTSQSTAHLSNK from the exons GTTTACGAAGG GCCTCTGGCCACCTACAACAGCCTGACGGACAGGAACCTGTCAGGGTACTTCTCCAACACCCGCATGAGAAGACACCTTCGCAAGGCCGGACTG gtGAACAAACGCGGGGAACTGTTATCAGAAAATCAGTATAGACTCAACATGGCTAGAAAAGAGCACAAGAAGCATGTGAAGGACATGTTAGCTCAGGCCATTGTACACAAGTCGCTGGACATGGAACGCACCCGGCAAGTGGAAATCCGGAGAAAGCTGGAGGAGATTGCCAAGATTGAGCTCGTTAGAAGAGTGAGG AGCTCAAGAGGGAGAAAAGGGGATGAAGAGATTTTGCCGTATTTATCCCCGCGGTCAAGTCGTTCCGCCAGCCGCCCTGAAACAGCTAATCAACAGAGGTATAGGCCGCAAAGTGCCCCCTCGGGAAATCATTATGAGAAT GTTGTATATGTGGATGAACATGGCCGTGAGCTGAGTCCAAATGGACGTGAGGATTTTCGAACAACCAAGGCTAAGCCCCAGGAAATTGATACCAAGCACCTTTATGCT CTGGACTCCGCAGCCTTGAGGAAATATGCCCTTCAGTTGTCTCGTATTGAGCAGGAATCTATGTCTCCATATCTGCACTCCCCTCTTCCCACTCCTCCCCGGAGCCACCGTGGCAACCGCGTGGGGTCACGACCTCGCATTCGCTCCCGCCCAAGGACTGCAGAACCCCATCGCAGTTTAAGCCCAAGGGAGAAGAAG TCTGCACAATCATCAGAGAGAGGTTCCGAGAGGAGCTATAGTGTAAGCTCTGAGCGGGACCACTCTTTAAAGGGTACCCCTTCCCGAGGCCCTCGAAACGGCTACCAAAGACGACCTCTTAATAGACCAAGAGTTGTGGAA GGAACACTGATGCTGCACCGACAGGAACCTGCCATGTTGCACCAGGGGGAGGTGCAGACCCTTTGTGAGATCACTATGAAGTACCATGGGCCTAACCTGACCCTCCCCAGGGATCAGTATGACCCCACCCAGAATATTTCTATTGACCAACAACACTGTGGAGGAAATACCTTGACtgtgtttaaagaaaatctGAAACCTGGTG ACACCTTCAGTTTTATTTCTCGTCGACACCGCGGCTTCCCCTTCAGTCTGTCCATTTTCATGGATGGTCGGGTAGACTGTCGTGTCAGCACTTGCTGCGAGTATAAGCATGCAAAGGGAGTGAAACTTGGCGGGAAGATGGGCCATTTTAGTCTCCTAAAAGTGGAAGGTGCCACTCCATGTTACAA GTGTAAGCTGACCAGTAAGGCTAGTCCAAGATCTTTGAAGAGGCCCCCAAAGACCCAGAAACAGCCTGAACAATTGAAGGAGGAGGTCATTGTTGTCGATAGACGCCATGTACAGGAACTGAGTAGTGAAG atgaaaaatatgacgatgattttgatgatgatgaagatgaagaAGAAGAGAAAAAGGATGAAGAGAAAG GAGGTCAGGATGATTCTTCAAATAATG AAATTCACGGCGAGACCATTGAGGGTTTAGAAAATCCTTGTTCATTTGAGAAAAAGTCAGgagacaaaaaagaaaatgaagaagGGGAAATAAATGGTAAAGAGCAAAATCTGAAAACGACAAACAAACAAGTCAGATTTAATGCTGAGGTGCAAAAAATGGGAACACCAGAGTCCTCATTAAGTAGGCCAGAGATAGTAAATGATGAAGATGATAAAGCTGAAATTGAGGATGTAAAACCAGAAGATGTAGAAGATGGGAACCCAAATGCTCTAGTAAATAATGAAGATGAAGGTGCTATGGATACTTGTGATGAAGTTTCTGAAATAGAGACTGACTTGGAATCTCCtcggaaaattaaagaaaatgataacATGAAAGTTGAGAAAGAAAGTGAAAGCCAAGGGGAttccaaaaagaaaagaaatgaaaaggATGATGCTGAAAATAAAGTAATAGAGCATGACAACAAACCGCAGGACAAACAATCAGATGATAATTACTCTGATGACTTTGAAGGTTCTAGTGAAAGCACAGTTATTTCCCTTAAAGATCAAGATGAAAAGCAAAAAACACAAGACCACAAAAATTCAGTTCCAAACGCATCCAGATGTGGTGAGTATTACGATGAAGCTTATGCATGTAATGGAGACAAGCTTTCACAGCATGATGAAAATGCATGTGTGTCTGTAAATGAGAATGCACAACCAAATCCCGAAACAATAAGCATGAAGTCATTTGATGAGgaaaagaaattttatgtaGAAGAGGATAGCGAAAATGAAGAACTGAGACAGGGTCCCTTAAAAACAACGTATGAAGACATGAACATAATTGGACCTCTTGCAACACTTCTGATGAAAGtaagaagaaagaaaagagaaatGCAGTCGAGAATCTCTGTTGATTCAGAAAGCGATCAAGACGGACAAAAAGAAACAACTTCTGAAGGATTTGGTTCATCCAGCTCCCTTGAAAAGGAATCAGGAAGACTTGGTTCCCAAACGTCATTGTCTTCTTTACCATTTGAAAATCAGCCTAATGGGAAAAAGAAACTACAACCTAttgttttagaaaagaaaaagagaaagaagaAGGTTTCAAGTGCAAGCTATTTAACTGATAGCGGTAGAATATCATCAGAGACTAATGGGAGAGCAAGAAGATTATCTGATGCTAGTATTAGAAGCTTTGATAGCCATAGAAGCGTTGAACAGGCTTTAGAAGCATCACAAGAAGTCGTGAAAGCTGTCTTGGAGTCGCAAAAACAAATGGCTATCTCAATCCAACAAGTCACTGAGTCATCAAAACTAGTAGTTAACTCTTCAAAAGAAGTATTAGAATCAAGTAAACAAGTCAATGAATCTTCAAAGCAAGTGAATGAGTCTTCCAAACAAGTGAACGAATCATCCAAACAGGTTGTGGAAGCCTCGCAACAAGCAATAGATACAGCAATGAAAGCTATTAATACCTTTAAGCAAACAGAGAAAGAGTTTGCCTGCATTGTTAACGATAACGAACCTACAGAAAAAGTTGAAGAAGCTGTAAATGTTAATTCAACATCAAATCAGAACGATGACCATCTAATTGGTAAAGAAGGTGTCGTAATTTCTGAAACAGAACATGAGGCAAACATGAATACAAATGAGGAGGAAAAAGTTGCTTTAACCTTTGATTTAAGAAAGGAAACGGATACAGTGGAAGAAACCAAATATGACCATAGTCAGGAACTAGAAAAGCAACCGTCTAAACGAAATACGAAAATTAAGCAATTTTACCTAGAAGATTTTGACAACCTTTCTGTAGAGGATAAATTCCACAGCATAAGTGATAAAGATTTCGATATGGTTGTCAGTTTATTAGATAAGATATCTGATCCAGACACTCCTCACAAACCATTTAAAAGTGATGTGTCAGAATTGCACAAGACCAATTTATTTGACTTTCAGGATGTAGATATCTTACCAAACAGAGACGAAATAAATGTTTGCGatgaaatacatgaaatatttgatattccTAAAAACAGCCAAGATCAATTAGACGGCGAAGTACAAACGTCTGTAGAAGAAATGCATATACCTGTCGAGTATCAGTACACAGATTATAGCACCTATTTTGATGAACAGGACAAAAGAAAACAGGGTCAGGAACATGAAACAGTGAAGGAACTTTCACTCACCGATGCTGCACAGTGTTCAAAGGAAAATGAGAACGCATACAATTCATCGTCACCATTCATGAGACAAAAATCCGAGAATGCAAATCTATTTCATGAAGAAAGCATGCTAACAAAACAAAGGCGATCTCAATCAATGCCGATTgttgtaaagaaaaaagaaattgaagttGTCAAACCCAAAACCTTTGTTTATATAGCAAAAGATGAAACATTGTACACTGAGACTGTTGATGTTAAGGTAAGGGAAATGATCACAGATGATTTTTCCTCCTCTACGAAATGTTCAACCCCACGAAACACATTAGTGAAAGAAAAAGGTGAAACCATCAAATTTAGTGATGATTCGGAGTCTTCGATCCTTGTTCACAAGAGTTCTGAAGAAGACGTCCCCTTGAGTTGCGCATCAGATGACCAGCAACAAGATAGAATATCTTTAGACACGAGTGCAGAAGCAGATCTTATTGTTGACGATTTGCTGAAAACCCTTAACTCAATAAGTGACCCCAAAAAAGAAATGGATTGCGAAAATGCACAAAAAGACGAAGAAAGTTTATTAGATATAAGCATAGAAGCAGGAATAATTGTTGAGCATGTATTGCAAAAAGTTAAGTTATCAATGGGACAACCTTGTGTTAAGGAAAGCGAGTCAATAGATAAGACTTCAACATCGAACGACAAAAAAGAAGATACCGTGTCCATAGATACAACAAAGGAAGCTGAATTAATAGTTGAAGATGTGTTGCAAAGAGTTAAATCAGAAGAGATGAAGTTATTTGATAAACATACGGATGGGAAGATCAGGAATCAAGAGAAGCCCATTACACCTCGCACTGACCCCGATGGACAAGTCACACACTGTTTAGCTGAGGAGTCTACTGTGAAAGAGCATGTTATATATACACATGGTCCGCCAGAAACAAACGTAAAAAGTTCTCCTGAAGAAGAAAAGGTCTATTCTGCAGAGAGCTTACCTAAACAAAAAGAAGAATTCAGCAAACCAAGACCGTTAAAGCGCCAGGAAGCTTTGCATAATTTGTTTGAGGCTGTTGATAGAGAAACAACTTTAGAAATACAACAGAATTCACTAACTGAGCAAAATGAGGACGATTTCTCTTTGTGTACGAGTGAGGAAGCATCATTAATTGTTAAGAGAGTGATCGAAGGCATGTCAAATGAGGAAAGTAGGAAAAACGATGAACAGATCAATGATAGATCAAATGCTGTGACCGACAGTGCCAATTTTGATAGCGAAAATACAGCGAGTTTACACACAGACCATTTAGTATTAAGAGaaacaaaaattgaagaaatcTCTACGTCGTTTACTCGTGGAATAAATGAGGAAAAGTCACTGCATTTAACAGCagatgaaaataatttcattccTCAAGTTGAATTGCAAGACATCCATGATGATTCGGAAATATCAAATTTAGAACCTATCCCAATTGAGAAAGAAGAGGTAAGATCCATTGCTTGTCCCGTGGTTGATGTGGTAGATGTTAGTGAACCTTTGAACAAATCACAGGAAATGCCACGCCTCGTGAAAGCAAAATCGGGAGCATTGATTGTCCAGTATGCAGAGACAGATCagatgacaataaaaaaaaccatatacaAGACAAACGAAGGGAAAGAAAAAGTGCCTGATAGAAGTAAAGAGAACACAGGACATAATTCACCACGCATTGCCGTAAAAGAAGCGAGTGTCATTTCCAGCGGAATTGACAAATCAAATTCAACTTCTAAAAATAAGGTCGATGAAATCGAGATAAAGGATACCGATCAAGGACACAAAGAGGTTACTGCTCTTAACACACTAAATGAACAAGACAAAATGAACGGAAACAAGGAGGAGCATGTGAAGAAAGCTCAAACTGATACTGATAAAATTCAAACTGATCAAGAAGCGAAAAACCAAAAACTTTGTGAGAGGAAAGATTCTAATGCTTCTGTAAGTTCTAGTTCAGAGTCTTCAGAAACGGATATTAAATTCTATATGAATGGAGAAGAGGTCAAATACccaaaagattttcaaaatgacAAATCGACTGATGGTACCCCAAACTTCTTGGAAATTGATGGTCAGATGATCGACTTAGATAATTTAGAAAATTTAGACAAAGAAACTTACAAAAAAGTTATGGCGGTAGCTTATAATATTgatgttatgtcaacaatatcTGAGGAGCATTCCACAAGTCAAAGCACTGCACATCTCTCAAATAAATAA